The sequence CTTTTAAAGGTAGGTAGTTATATGCTTCTTTATCAAGATCatttttatcaaattgtaaatttctAAAGAGACAATGCTTACTTGGATATTCATATCATGAGCAAGACCTTAGCTacttacaaacaaaaatataaatcaaataaaagacaCTTTTCGTATGATACCGAGTGAAGTGAAATGAATCTACATATACTTTTTCTGCTTGTTTTAACCAAATATTACTAATTTGTTCGATTGACTAACATGCTAAATACTCtcttcttttaaattaattattatcgtttaaggtttttcacacaaaataagaaaacagcataattttctattttatcccTTCCTTAATAAAGATTTCTagttttttattggtcaaatcattaaaatagttgagataaaattgatatatttgCCAAACATATgtgcattgaaaatctaaaatgacaaatattggaaaacaaaatttttattttataatgacAACTAAAAAAACGAGAAGGAGTATATGTTATTACCATTATGAACGATTATACCTCATCAtcacatattaattatatactgGAGTAATTGGTTTCATCATCACTCAGTCAATGTCATTTTCTTCCTTTGCTACTTGCAATTTaagatttatatattaccactacaaacaaataataaaatttagaatttatattttagtgCTAAACCTATATCtttgtaatattatttatttatttacacatAAGATGTGCAAACCTATATCtttgtaatattatttatttctttacaCATAAGATGTGCAAATGTCAGAAAAACTGTAATCACCATATTAATGTATGGCTTTAAAGCCTTTGACAACATTTGGATTGGTACTACGTTGCACCAATCTCATGCCTcgttttaaaccaaattttaagtcATCAACGTAGTAACAATCTCATGTCTCGTTTTTATCTGAACATCGTTTCCCTACTGACTGCTCATCTCTTTACTTTATGGCACCTTTACAACTGGAGGAGGTTAGGATGGTTTCGTCAACATTTGGGATGGTAACAACAACATTTCGTCAACGTCAGGTTAGTAATATGGGAAGAATCTTTTGGTTCTTGTGATGGTCTCAGTTCTTGTTATCTGCtcttcttttcccttttgtatTACTCAAAGTACTCGATATATGGTCGTCAGCTACTGGCTGTTGCTTCAAATAGCACGTTTGAACGAGGGGGAGAAATAGCTTGTTCACTTTCTAAACTATTAAACGCTCAAGCAGAACACGTTCTGTTTTTGTCACAAAACCGCACAGTTAAGAATATTAATCATGTAATGCGAAACCTGAGTTATTGTGTTTTACAAGCACGAACTATAGAGACGAGTTTTGCAAGGAACGTTAACGAAATCGAAGTGAAACCGAAACTAAAAGCATATCCGAATCCTGCCGCATAGAAAGGAAGAAACAGAAGTTAATTTACTATGTTAAATTTAAGTACTTTCTAAGAAGAGGTAGCCAAAGATTGATTCAACAAACATAAAGAGATCATTCTACAGATACTTCGTCAGTACGATCAAACTCTATTTCTTGTAGCAGCAACCTGACGTCCATTGACTCCAACTCTTCCTCGACCCTAAAGAATCTACTGTGAACTTCCTTGAGTAAGCTTAAAACATCGGCCAATCCACCGCTACTTTCAGTCTCGTCTGTCTTCACCTCAGAGTGAGGCTTTGACTCTTGACCTTCGTATCTGAAATACTTGTACCTGCTAATCTCCAATAGGTTACGCTTATGATTGGGCCAAACTTTACGCGTATCATCCACAATCACCACTCCACGTTCATCAGCCAGAACCAAATCAAGTGTCTTCTTATCAGGACTCTCGTTTCTTGTTATCACTCTATGCCCAAAATATAGTTTATTCGGATCAATCAGCTTCAAAATGGCTTCAGCGTATCTGCGAGTACCTTTTGTGTAAACATACATTGTGAAAAGCTCGTTGGCTTCTTTCAAGAAGTCGCCAACAAAAGGCCGTAGCTTCGTCAAGTATCTAATGGTTATGTATGTGGCTCTGACATTCACCTTCAATAGATCTTCCCTTGTTGTTGAACCTGCTTCTTTGATAAGATACTTCTCTGCTTCTGAGAGACATCCAACCAAAACGGAGTGGAGAAGCGTGTGGTCCAAGTCAAGGACAAGGTGAAGCTTCTTCATGTTACAAGAGAATCTCGTTGTGAGACGCTTTGTTAACGCTAAAGCTTCTTGGCTTAGCTGTAAACCGTCGAAAAGGTAATCGGATGCTCGGCCTTGGCTACTTTTGTCCACCCTTGATTTGCAGACGGTGCAGACTCCATAAATGATGTACCAGTGACCACAGTTATTAGGAGACAACAATTCAAACAAAGGAGGTTCCATGATGATCTCCGGTGATTCTGGCTCTGGCTCAAGAGAAAGATTTTTAACTACATACATGATTATCTAATCTATAGAATCAACCTTTAAGTTGGGCATCCAGAGTGATCAAATATTAGCAAATTtaaccccaaacaaaaaaaccctaatttgatgAGAGTGAAAGAATGGGATTTCTAATAGGATTGtttagggctgggcaaaataaccgataaccaaataaccgaccgaaaccgaaccgaaaaaaactaaaccgaaccgaaccgaaattcttcaaatacccgaatggttagtaaaaatctatatccaaactaaccgaaaccgaaccgaaccgaaccgacaattaaatggttaaccgaaatatccgaaaacctagaagatatcaaatattatatacttaatattatgcaaaactataaaataaacttaaaatataaattatttctagattcaaaacaattaaatattttaaataatcaatatatgtaaatgttattattttgaatttacaaagttaaatactattttgtaaaattgaatcaatatttttcccttttttgtatttttgttattgtatatttggttaattttggttatattcggttagttttggttatatttggtttatttggttaatgttaatataatttatgttagttatggttatttatttaaataaccaaaccgaaaccgaaccgaaagaaaccgaaccgaactaaaccgaaatttcataaatatccaaatggttactatattactatatccaaaataaccgaaaccgaatacaaccgaaccgaaaccgaatggttaaccgaatgcccagacCTAGGATTGTTCACAACATTTTCTAGgcccaaaataaaacaaaaacaaaaataaaaaaaggccCATTATGCTGAGAATCTTTGCTCAGACGAGAAGCGAAGCAACCTTGAAGACACGGTACGTGGCAAATTATGGTTGGGTGttgattaaatataaaatacaatatttttttttcttttcttttccggCTTAAACACGTGAGATCTCTTGGTCTCCAAACCCACTATTTCGCCGTTCTCCTCAGTATTCTCTTTCCCGGAGCCACCGTCCTCAGAGAGTAGCACCGTCGAACAGCCCGGAACAACAATCTCCGTCGACTGTTCTGCTCTCTATTATCCTCCCGGTACTTAAATCACTCCCACAATTCGATAGATTTGTTGGGATTTTAGAAAATTAggattatttgttgtttgttaaattagGGTTATTTGAATCAATAATCAGTgtttgttaaaagttaaattagCGATATTAGCTCTGATTGATTTATACATAGTTTTAGTTCATACACTGTTGGAATTGATGTGTTGTCACGCCGTCTTAGGTTGCTGATGATGATTCGTAAACATAGATGTTCGTTTCAGAGAAGAACCTACaagtctctttttctttctctatgaTATTTTCAGTTCTGATTTTGACAAGAGTCTTTCTCGGTTCTTTCCTTTGAGAACCTATATATGCATGTTCCTTTACATAGCTGtttgacatttttttggttttggttttgaaggtTGGACAATGTTTCTCAAAGTCCAGTTACCGTGGAATGTGACGATTCCAGCTGAAAACATGGACGCCAAAAGGGCTGATTCTAATGAGGGCTATACTAATAGAGTTTACCAGACGCATTTGGACTCTGCTGATAAATTTTGTATGTATTGCTTCACAATTAGGACTCTGCTGATAAATTTTGTATGTATTGCTTCACAATTAGGACTCTGCTGATAAATTTTGTGAAGGTGTGGAAATTGGTTTTTGAGACTGTTGTGCTGATTTGGTTGCAATTTTGCATGGATTGCAGGAATTATCACAACACTTGGCGATTAGGCTGCTTAATGAGAGGCTTCAGGATCCAACGATGCAGGAATCACTTGTATCTATCTTCCCTAAAGATAATCCAAAGAGCACGAGGTTTGCAATCAACTTCGAACACCCATTGGTCTTGGAGGCATCACAGAGAACCTGAGAGAGTATCTGAAGAACATGCCACGCCTGATCATGCAACAGCAGAAGCAAGTTGCGGAGTCAGAATCAGGATCATCATCTGGATCTGACAGTTCTGGTTCCAACTCTGAATCTGAGTTAgaatcatcctcttcttctagTTCGGATGAAAGCgacagagagaagaggaagcgaagaagaagagctagaCACCTGTGTTTGGTTTGTTATCTCcaccaaaaaatttcaaatctccgactaatatattaatgaaaagGTAACACAAATGTTTATTTACCATTAAATTAAGATTAAAGCTTTGTGGTCTTGAAATGGGTTTGGTTTGTAGGATACTACATACTTCTGTTTTTCTGAATAAATTTACTGAATTTCTTAGGTTCATCTTCTGATACACAATAAACCGTTTTCTGCAGTAGTACAATTGCCTTTTGTTGCTTTGCAATATTCTCGTTTGTTTGGTAGTTACCAAATTCTAAGCGGTAATCTGGATGCTTTTTTAGGACCTTGCAGATATACTAGAAGATATAACCAAATCGCTGGCAGCTGTTCAGGCTATGGATCTTGCCAAAGAGCGTGAAAAATTAAGAGATCTGCAGCTATCTCTACAGGGTATATTGTGTTTCATACTGCTGAGTGGGTTTTGCACACAAATATTTGCTATTCTCTAGCTGTGTGCCTGTCTAGTGTCTACTTTGACTTTTGGAATCTGAAAACTGAACTTGATCTGCTTTTTCATCACTTGATAGTTGAAACGAAGCGAGTTAGAAGCTGCTTTCGAAGAGAGCAGGAAGCCAACCAGTAGCAAAGTATTCCGGGACGCCACAGAGGTTCTGACTAGGCATCCTAGTGAATGTTGTTCTGCTGTCcgttttcatttgttttgaacGTTTGAGGTCTTTTATGTTTCAGCTGAAAAAGGATTTCACCAACAATGCTGAATCTGCTGTTGCTTCCTTAAGAGGATTGTCAGCTAATAAAACCTCTAGTCAAGCGGATCTCACACTTCTCTTCCGTGCTGCGGCTCAGGAAGCCAAAATTTCTAGAGCACAAAATCGAATTTTCAGGGTGGTAAGTTTTATGTTTTCCAAATAAAATCTTCCTCTAGCCAAAATAAACACCTATTTTACTGGCTATTATGTTCTTCTGCAGATTCTCATATACTGCAGGTCATCAATGAGACCAACACATGGTTGACCCTTAAACCAGAAGCTCTTCACATTGGATGNNNNNNNNNNNNNNNNNNNNNNNNNNNNNNNNNNNNNNNNNNNNNNNNNNNNNNNNNNNNNNNNNNNNNNNNNNNNNNNNNNNNNNNNNNNNNNNNNNNNNNNNNNNNNNNNNNNNNNNNNNNNNNNNNNNNNNNNNNNNNNNNNNNNNNNNNNNNNNNNNNNNNNNNNNNNNNNNNNNNNNNNNNNNNNNNNNNNNNNNNNNNNNNNNNNNNNNNNNNNNNNNNNNNNNNNNNNNNNNNNNNNNNNNNNNNNNNNNNNNNNNNNNNNNNNNNNNNNNNNNNNNNNNNNNNNNNNNNNNNNNNNNNNNNNNNNNNNNNNNNNNNNNNNNNNNNNNNNNNNNNNNNNNNNNNNNNNNNNNNNNNNNNNNNNNNNNNNNNNNNNNNNNNNNNNNNNNNNNNNNNNNNNNNNNNNNNNNNNNNNNNNNNNNNNNNNNNNNNNNNNNNNNNNNNNNNNNNNNNNNNNNNNNNNNNNNNNNNNNNNNNNNNNNNNNNNttttttttttttttttttttcttgtatctttTGTTTATGATATGGTTGTAAGTTTCGCATGTGAAAAATACTCAAAACTAGTGACAACTTGTTCTAGACTCATCAAGCAAGAGTCcaaatgaatataaattattttcttattttcttaccGAAATACCTCAAAGTCTGTTCTAGATTTGTTGGAAGCGGAACTTCTCATgtggatttattattttctacaaATAAGCCAATAAATCTCACTAATATAATAGACGTTCGAAATAACGTTCGTGATACGAAAATACatgaatgttttaaaaaagatttgattaagCATATCAATCAAAACTTTGGTGCAACCTAACAATAAAACCGAGTTCATTTCTTTTCTCCTACCCTGTTTTctctattacaaatttacaattaatatttgtattttttttaagttttgtaaaatatatttaatatttctgaattatgtaaaatatttttgttttctttttaatataatataagtaatttaaataatcattttatcattttagattattaaaatttgataattaataaacaattgtttaaaaaatattattttaatgattaagCAACCTTCATAGGGGTTTTCTAGTGAAggatgtttttgtttaaaaatattagtagattgatttgattagtttaatattaattatatgatcattttatttttgaacgACTTAGATAGGTTTCTCTAGTGAACATGGTCTTAGGTCTACTAATTAAGGTTCGGAAAGTGACAGTAAATCCCTAAACCTGCTTAATTTTGTGCTAAGTATATTCATTTTCGTATGGGCTTATATCGAGGTGATAGCCCATCATGCTCAAGTGGTTaagtgaactttttttttttgtttttcaaccaaacattatattaaattaaaaaagaactccaagattggttgctcaaacaggaggataagagtttacaaaggaaGTTTTAGAAATTAAACATCTCGACGAACGAGCAAGACAGTCTGCTTTCACATTGGACACACAAGGGATCCTGCTAAGAGTGAAGGCGGGGAAGGAGGATCTGAGCAAGGAAAAATCATCCAGCAGATTCGAAAAAGCGGGCCAATCATCAAGGGTCTGGACCATCGCGACTaactctgcacaatccgtctcaaaagCGTGACAGTCGACTCCAACCGCTAGAAGGGACTCCATAGCCCAATCAGAGCTTGTAACTCCGTATGCAAGGGGGTAGGACTACGTCGAAGACTACGTGTTCCCAGGAGGAGCGTTTTGTCCTCATTATTACAGTACCACCAACCCAGACCTTCCAAAGGATCTGAGCCTTTCTAGGATCCATCAACCTGACACCAAGGAAAGGGTTCCCTATCCTCCAAAATTGGCGAGAACTCCAAATATCTCTCATAAAAAGATTTGGCTTCCTCCCataataatttatcattaaccGCTTGATTTATAATGTCAATAGGTTCAGCGTCAAttccctgaaaaacttttttattcttgtccttccaaattgaccataaAATCCAAGGTAGACGAAACGCAATATCTGGAACCCCAGATTGAGAAGACGCCCgccaataaataaaaaacagattCGAATAAAGTGAATCATAGGGAAAACCCTCAGGGACTAGTGATACCGACGACAACTCCCACATACTACATGAACAGGGACACTCAAAGAGAGCGTGGTTTATAGTCTCCAACGCAGAGTCACACCGTTTACACAGAGCATCACATCGGACACCCCGATGAGCAAGCCGTTCCAATACAGGGAGAGTACCCGAAGCAagctgccagaaaaaatgttggaccTTCGGAGGAACCGCAATTTCCAAGCCTGTTCTCGAAGAGCCGAACACAATGGCCCGATCTCAACTGCCGTAATTAGATCCCTAGCGAACCGATATCCCGATTTGACCGAATACTTACCCGAATTAGTAAAATGCCATACTAAATGATCCGGTTTAAAAGTTTTACTAACCGGCATACTCCAAATAATCTGAATATCCACTGGATCCATTTACCCCTCAAGAATAGGCAAATGCCATTCTTTCGTAATTAGAtttattaaatggttaaccATCAAATTCGGATGTAACAATCTCCCCCGGCCATTAGCTGATCGTGGCCGATGATCTGGTATCCACAGATCCCGCCAAACCGAAATATAACATCCTGAACCTATCGCCCACCGTGCACCTTGTTCCACCAAATGTTTTGTTGAATAAATACTCCGCCATGCGAAAGAAGGAGAATATGGTTTTTTTGCCATAAGAGGATGTTTATTCCTAAAGTATCGTCCTCgcatcacccgagccattaaGGAAGACGGATAatgaattaaccgccaatactgtttagccaacattgcatcattaaattgttccagaGTCCGGAAGCCAAACCCTCCTTTATCTTTGCACATGTTATCCCAGGCTACCTAATGCATACCTCGTGCCTTATCATTCGATTTCCACCAGAACTTAGAAATAGCACTTGCTAATTTAGACGTTAGCTCCTGTGTCAGTTTGTAGCACAACATAACATGAGTCGGTAGAGCTAACGCCACCGATTTTAGCATGACTTCCTTGCCACCTTTCGACAACAACTTTGCAGACCAACTATTGACTCGATCGTGAtcattaacataattaaaaaccttagttctcGAACCTTGAAGACTATGGGATACCCAAATAGGAGCCCATACCGCCTTCTTTAGTAATTCCCGTTACTGATTTTAACTGCGTTCGTATGTCAGATGGGATCTTcttaccaaacataatagaagatTTCTCCAAATTAACCTCTTGGCCCGAGACTTTACCGTAATTACCTATTATTTCCATCACCGTCCGACATTCTGTCGCCTCTGCTttacagaaaaataaactatcatcagcaaacaacaaatgcgaaATTGTGGGACAATCCCGAGCTATTGAAATTCCTGTTAGTTTATTTTCCCGttcagcctttttaatatttgctaTTAAGACCTCTGTGCAAAGTATAAACAAATATGGTGACAGAGGATCCCCTTGACGTAAGCCCCTCTTGGGACTAATAGAGCCTTGAGGTTGACCATTCAGAAGAACTTGATACGACACAGAAgatacacaccacataatccatgaaatccattTCCTATCAAAACCTAACTTATCCATAACCGCTTCCAAGAAGTCCCATTCAACATGATCATATGCTTTACTCTTATCCGTTTTAAAAGCCAGGAACTCCGAATTACACCGACGATTAGTATTTAGCCCATGAAGCATCTCTTGGGCAACCaaaatattatctgtaattaaccGACCAGAAACAAAGGCCGATTGAGTCTCTGACACCAGAGAGGGCAAGAAACGTTTAAGCCGAAAACATAGTACTTTAGAAATAATCTTGTAACTCACGTTACAAAGTCTGCTCGGCCTAAACTCCGTCATCCGCTGCGCTTGATCAGTCTTaggaatgagacaaatatttgtctcatttaaACGTGGGTCAAAGCAACCCATACGGAAAAACTCCTTAATCAAGGCGACCAAATCCCCTTTTAACGATGACCAAGACCGTTGAAAAAACAAAGCCTTCATCCCATCAGGCCCTAGGAGTTTTCTCCCGATGCATAGCAAATAGGGTTTTCCGAACTTCCGATTCAGAAATGTCCCTAGTTAGGTCTCTGTTCATATTGTTAGTAATAAGTGGGGTAAGCTCCTGGATCATCTCTGAAATACCCGTGACATTCGATTTCTTGAAAAGATTCTCAAAATAGTTTGTAGCAATTTTCTCCATACCCTGAGGTGTTTCATCCCAGACATTATCTACACCAAATAAACCAAGAATCCGACGCACCCGACGCTGCTTAGTATAggcatgaaaatattttgtatttttatttccaacccttaaccaaaattttctacttttttgttGCCAATATACTTCCTCATCACGATATGCCTCTTTCAATTTTCTCTCTATGTCCCAGATTTGTTCCTGCGAAACCGAGTCATCCATCTTTGCCTCCTGCAAAGCCGCTTTCAAAGAGGAAATAAGCGAAGGACCAGAACAAAAATTATTCTTGCGCCACCATAAGATCGAGTTTCTACAATCCTTTATCTTATCCACGAAATACGGTATCCAAAAATTTCTTGTACGACTCCACCCTGTCTCGACCGCCCCTGCTAGACCATCCTTTCCCAACCATCGCTTATCTAAACGGAACTGCCAGTTCCTTCTCCTGCATGTCTTCAGGCAAGTTGCTAAAATTGAACAATGATCTTAAccaatcatctccaaataaTCCACCTTCGAGTTTGGATAAAAACTATGCCAGTCCTCATTACCCAAGGCATGATCTAACCGACAACGAACCACCTGATTATTACAACGATTACCTCTCCAGGAAAGTTGCTCCCCTTAACAAGGAAATTCAAACATCCCACAATGTCGAATTAAAGTACTAAATGGTACAAAAGAAGAGGCTGGTCGCAGAGCGCCCCCCTGTTTCTCATGGTTCCCAATCAACTCGTTGAAATCTCCAATTAAGAACCTAGGGTCAACCCGAAAAGATCCAATATCTGATAACTTATCCCAAACCCTCTGGCGATGTTGAGGAACTGGATCATCATAAACAAAAGACAGAAAAACCAATTGTTGTCCAAAGAATGCTTGGGTGTCAGTAATACGATCACTATCATAGagaatagaaagttttatttcatcGATGAAAAATAAAGCTAAACCACCACTAGACCCGCGGGGTTTAACTGTAAACAATTTATTATAACTAAacttattatgaaatttttgtaaataataaaaacattttttcgtttctgaaaaaaataaaatgtctggTCGATACTTCTTCCACAAATCTCCTAAATAATTCTCTGTCAGGTCCGccccaatgccctgacagttccaactcaggATCTTCACGTTTGAGCCGGTGGTTTCGTGAGCGCTACCGTCCCTTTCTTGACTTGACGACCACCTTCCAATCATCTTCTGCGATGGGAAACGTTGTCCTGTCTCCCTGTCCCCTTCTGTTTGTTCCCTGCACCTGCAGGTTTAGACAAAACCTTAGCTAACAATCATTTCCCGAGAGAAGCCAAAGCCATGGCAGCCCTCCTAGGAGCAGTAACTCCTTTTTTAACACTTTGCCTGTTTACACTCCGTCTATGAATGTTCGATTCCCCTAAAGTGATATCAGCCAATGCACTATTTACAGATCCCAGAACTATATCAACCGGAGCTGAAATAAGAATGGTACCTGACGAATTATCATCCTTGGTGGTTTGAAGTTCAGTCCcctgtcccaaaataggctcaCCCTCCTTACCCAACTCACCCTCAACCAAGTCGGAGTCACCACCCTCCAGACACTCGCCATCCTCCAACAAGTCATTAGTCTCCTCCATAAGATCTGGATCCACCAGACCCTTCACCAAACCGTCATCAATGGCATCCCAGAAGCCGAACCAAACTGCAGCTATGAAGCCATTTTCTCCACATTATCCTCTTCCTGTACCCGCTGCTCAGTGACACTATGTTTGGCTCTGTACAAAGGCTTAGGCCACACCGGTCCCAAACACTTGCGATTGAGATTAATAGAGGGAGTCTGTCCCAGAAAGTCACCATTCAACACGTGATAACCTTGCTGCCCACCAAAACCAATGGAATCACCAGCAGTGAACTGTTTCTTCTGGCcctaaaccgaaccaaaagaTCTCTCATGATGTCCAGAATTAACAGGACCCAAATCACCGACATTAGGATCTTGATTGTGAAAATCCAGAGGTCTCTTAACAACCTTTCTTGGTTTCTCCCACCCACCTTCATTATGATAACCCCCTTGTTTAGCTTGAAGATGTTGTCGCTGACCACCCCTCTTATCCGTTTGATGCTCCACAGCCTGCTCACCGGACCCCTTTTGCAAGTCTGGACACCCTCTCATCTCATGAGTAAGGCGATAACAATGACCACAGTAACCCGAAAGCTTCTCATACTCAAGAGAAACATTGATCTCATCTACAGTAGCAAAGGGAACAACCAGCTTTAAGAGAATAGGATTAAAACCATTAACAGTCACGCAAAAGCTCCATGACTCCTCATCAATTTCCCTAAGTATACCAACCTTCTTAGCTATTGCTCTTAAAGTTGCATCCTCCCAAAGATGCATTGGAATACCAGTAACCTTCACCCAAAAATTAATAGCAGAAGGATAAGTGGATGAGATAATCGGCTCCCACTTCACCAAAGAAACCATCCACCCATCAAAGTGATATGGCCCATTCTGCAAAACCGACTGAATCTCCTCCTCTGCTTCAAAGTTAAACTGGAACAAACCTTGCCCCAAATCAGCACCCACCACCTTGTCTTCCATCTTCCAAATCTTAGGCAAGTTAATTAGCAAAGACTCCATCCTCTGAATACTCGGATTCATCAGACGCCCAATAAGAGTCATCGAGAACTGTTGGAttgatatgtttatattttgtctctgcttagcatgtatttgtcatgcatttagctagaataactagtcgttttgcatcaatttctagcctcttttgtacactttgaATATTTAGgtagtttttgcatcatccttgcatacattgtgcatttcggagtatttcaggtctCTAGGAGATGTCAGAAACACATCGTCCGAGACGTTGGTCGAGTCGCCATTCGAGTCCACGTCCTTCGAGTCGACCCAACACCATTCGAGTCCACGTCCCTTGAATCACCACTCTCGAGTCATCACTTGAGCCACCGGTAGAGGGATTCAGCTTTCATTGTTTTCATAAACGTTGTAGAGAATTGAATCATATTTCcaacgccgtttatttcaagtcaatcggaggcgtggttcaagagttatcatcgttttagtggatacaAATACACCGAGCTCGAGTcgcatcacctccactcgacccagctcgagtcgcatcacctccactcgaccTAGCTCGAGTTgcatcacctccactcgacccacCTCAAGTCGTGTGACCTCGACTCGATCCGTTCCACTCGACCGCACCACAGGGAGAGACGACACGTGACTCGACCGCAcatgtttggtttcacac comes from Camelina sativa cultivar DH55 chromosome 19, Cs, whole genome shotgun sequence and encodes:
- the LOC104765831 gene encoding uncharacterized protein LOC104765831 — encoded protein: MSVDKDLSSKPPESKRQKKELSFSLLSPDNCGHWYIRHGVCTVCRSKVDKNSQGRELVYHFDGLQLSQEALALTKRLTTNFSCLNMKKLHLVLDLDHTLIHSVRVRCLSEAEKYLIEEAGSTTREDLWKMKVRGDPIPAITIEYLLKLRPFVGDFLKEANELFTMYVYTKGTRRYAKSILKLIDPKKLYFGHRVITRNESPHTKTLDLVLADERGVVIVDDTCKAWPNHKSNLVLIGRYKYFRFESRLSKHHSEEKTDESENNGGLANVLKLLKEVHRRFFKVEEELESQDVRLLLKDIIMYVVKNLSLEPEPESPEIIMEPPLFELLSPNNCGHWYIIYGVCTVCKSRVDKSSQGRASDYLFDGLQLSQEALALTKRLTTRFSCNMKKLHLVLDLDHTLLHSVLVGCLSEAEKYLIKEAGSTTREDLLKVNVRATYITIRYLTKLRPFVGDFLKEANELFTMYVYTKGTRRYAEAILKLIDPNKLYFGHRVITRNESPDKKTLDLVLADERGVVIVDDTRKVWPNHKRNLLEISRYKYFRYEGQESKPHSEVKTDETESSGGLADVLSLLKEVHSRFFRVEEELESMDVRLLLQEIEFDRTDEVSVE